A single Seriola aureovittata isolate HTS-2021-v1 ecotype China chromosome 19, ASM2101889v1, whole genome shotgun sequence DNA region contains:
- the LOC130187809 gene encoding alpha-1-antitrypsin homolog isoform X1 translates to MKLTDLSKDMVKFLPNCSKNRTLTAVKMRGIFASCALAAALLAVTWADHHDHHHHHDHHSHSSEGEMSCHKLSAPNADFTFALYKSLNAKAAAGKNIFFSPLGISTALSMLSTGARGETHSQLFSTLGYSGHDQAQINEAYQHLFQMLGYSHEDEQLDVGNVVAVRSGFTPLEKFLKDVKDFYAGDIFKVNVTRLEEAAAEINTFIANKTQDKIKDVVQQLNPDMAMVLINYVYFKGQWAKPFNSGFTKEKDFHVDNTTKVRVDMMSRTGDYKIYRDDRNQATVITVPYKGNASMMIVLPDEGKMMTVERHISKDSIKHWQASVSMAYVNLRLPKFAISVDASLDDTLKAMGITDAYEDRADFSGVSETAMLKVTKASHKAALSVTEVGTEAAATTFTELMFFSLPQTVRIDRPFLVFILENSTGNILFMGKINNPTAT, encoded by the exons ATGAAACTCACTGATCTCTCCAAG GACATGGTGAAGTTTCTGCCGAACTGCAGCAAAAACAGGACACTAACG GCTGTTAAGATGCGTGGTATATTTGCTAGTTGTGCTCTGGCAGCAGCGCTGCTGGCTGTAACCTGGGCAGACCACCAtgaccaccatcaccaccatgaCCACCATAGCCACAGcagtgagggagagatgagcTGCCACAAGCTGTCCGCTCCCAACGCCGACTTCACCTTTGCCCTCTACAAAAGTCTGAATGCCAAGGCTGCAGCTGGGAAGAACATCTTCTTCTCACCGCTGGGCATCTCCACCGCCCTGTCCATGCTGTCCACAGGGGCCCGTGGTGAAACCCACAGCCAGCTCTTCTCCACCTTGGGCTACAGCGGTCATGACCAGGCACAGATCAATGAAGCATATCAGCATCTTTTCCAGATGCTTGGCTACAGCCATGAGGATGAGCAGCTGGATGTCGGCAATGTTGTGGCAGTGCGCTCAGGATTCACTCCTCTGGAGAAGTTCCTGAAGGATGTCAAGGATTTCTACGCCGGTGACATCTTCAAAGTTAATGTTACCAGACTCGAAGAGGCTGCAGCTGAGATCAACACATTCATTGCTAATAAAACCCAGGACAAGATAAAGGATGTGGTACAGCAGCTGAACCCTGACATGGCCATGGTGCTTATCAATTACGTCTACTTCAAAG GACAGTGGGCGAAACCCTTCAACAGTGGATTCACCAAAGAGAAAGACTTCCATGTGGACAACACCACCAAAGTTCGAGTGGACATGATGTCGAGGACGGGTGACTACAAGATCTACAGGGATGATCGAAACCAGGCCACCGTCATCACAGTGCCTTATAAGGGCAACGCCTCCATGATGATCGTCCTGCCTGATGAAGGCAAGATGATGACGGTGGAGCGACACATCAGCAAGGACTCCATCAAGCACTGGCAAGCCTCAGTCTCCATGGC ATATGTAAATCTGCGCTTGCCAAAGTTTGCCATCTCTGTGGACGCCTCCCTGGATGACACACTGAAAGCAATGGGCATAACTGATGCTTATGAGGACCGCGCTGATTTCTCTGGAGTGTCTGAAACAGCCATGCTCAAAGTCACAAAG GCGTCTCACAAGGCAGCACTGAGCGTCACTGAGGTGGGAACAGAGGCAGCAGCCACCACTTTCACGGAGTTGATGTTCTTCAGTCTGCCACAGACTGTCAGAATTGACAGGCCCTTCTTGGTTTTCATCCTGGAGAACTCCACTGGGAACATCCTCTTCATGGGCAAAATCAACAACCCCACAGCAACATAA
- the LOC130187809 gene encoding alpha-1-antitrypsin homolog isoform X3: MRGIFASCALAAALLAVTWADHHDHHHHHDHHSHSSEGEMSCHKLSAPNADFTFALYKSLNAKAAAGKNIFFSPLGISTALSMLSTGARGETHSQLFSTLGYSGHDQAQINEAYQHLFQMLGYSHEDEQLDVGNVVAVRSGFTPLEKFLKDVKDFYAGDIFKVNVTRLEEAAAEINTFIANKTQDKIKDVVQQLNPDMAMVLINYVYFKGQWAKPFNSGFTKEKDFHVDNTTKVRVDMMSRTGDYKIYRDDRNQATVITVPYKGNASMMIVLPDEGKMMTVERHISKDSIKHWQASVSMAYVNLRLPKFAISVDASLDDTLKAMGITDAYEDRADFSGVSETAMLKVTKASHKAALSVTEVGTEAAATTFTELMFFSLPQTVRIDRPFLVFILENSTGNILFMGKINNPTAT, from the exons ATGCGTGGTATATTTGCTAGTTGTGCTCTGGCAGCAGCGCTGCTGGCTGTAACCTGGGCAGACCACCAtgaccaccatcaccaccatgaCCACCATAGCCACAGcagtgagggagagatgagcTGCCACAAGCTGTCCGCTCCCAACGCCGACTTCACCTTTGCCCTCTACAAAAGTCTGAATGCCAAGGCTGCAGCTGGGAAGAACATCTTCTTCTCACCGCTGGGCATCTCCACCGCCCTGTCCATGCTGTCCACAGGGGCCCGTGGTGAAACCCACAGCCAGCTCTTCTCCACCTTGGGCTACAGCGGTCATGACCAGGCACAGATCAATGAAGCATATCAGCATCTTTTCCAGATGCTTGGCTACAGCCATGAGGATGAGCAGCTGGATGTCGGCAATGTTGTGGCAGTGCGCTCAGGATTCACTCCTCTGGAGAAGTTCCTGAAGGATGTCAAGGATTTCTACGCCGGTGACATCTTCAAAGTTAATGTTACCAGACTCGAAGAGGCTGCAGCTGAGATCAACACATTCATTGCTAATAAAACCCAGGACAAGATAAAGGATGTGGTACAGCAGCTGAACCCTGACATGGCCATGGTGCTTATCAATTACGTCTACTTCAAAG GACAGTGGGCGAAACCCTTCAACAGTGGATTCACCAAAGAGAAAGACTTCCATGTGGACAACACCACCAAAGTTCGAGTGGACATGATGTCGAGGACGGGTGACTACAAGATCTACAGGGATGATCGAAACCAGGCCACCGTCATCACAGTGCCTTATAAGGGCAACGCCTCCATGATGATCGTCCTGCCTGATGAAGGCAAGATGATGACGGTGGAGCGACACATCAGCAAGGACTCCATCAAGCACTGGCAAGCCTCAGTCTCCATGGC ATATGTAAATCTGCGCTTGCCAAAGTTTGCCATCTCTGTGGACGCCTCCCTGGATGACACACTGAAAGCAATGGGCATAACTGATGCTTATGAGGACCGCGCTGATTTCTCTGGAGTGTCTGAAACAGCCATGCTCAAAGTCACAAAG GCGTCTCACAAGGCAGCACTGAGCGTCACTGAGGTGGGAACAGAGGCAGCAGCCACCACTTTCACGGAGTTGATGTTCTTCAGTCTGCCACAGACTGTCAGAATTGACAGGCCCTTCTTGGTTTTCATCCTGGAGAACTCCACTGGGAACATCCTCTTCATGGGCAAAATCAACAACCCCACAGCAACATAA
- the LOC130187809 gene encoding alpha-1-antitrypsin homolog isoform X2, translating into MLCVDMVKFLPNCSKNRTLTAVKMRGIFASCALAAALLAVTWADHHDHHHHHDHHSHSSEGEMSCHKLSAPNADFTFALYKSLNAKAAAGKNIFFSPLGISTALSMLSTGARGETHSQLFSTLGYSGHDQAQINEAYQHLFQMLGYSHEDEQLDVGNVVAVRSGFTPLEKFLKDVKDFYAGDIFKVNVTRLEEAAAEINTFIANKTQDKIKDVVQQLNPDMAMVLINYVYFKGQWAKPFNSGFTKEKDFHVDNTTKVRVDMMSRTGDYKIYRDDRNQATVITVPYKGNASMMIVLPDEGKMMTVERHISKDSIKHWQASVSMAYVNLRLPKFAISVDASLDDTLKAMGITDAYEDRADFSGVSETAMLKVTKASHKAALSVTEVGTEAAATTFTELMFFSLPQTVRIDRPFLVFILENSTGNILFMGKINNPTAT; encoded by the exons ATGCTGTGTGTG GACATGGTGAAGTTTCTGCCGAACTGCAGCAAAAACAGGACACTAACG GCTGTTAAGATGCGTGGTATATTTGCTAGTTGTGCTCTGGCAGCAGCGCTGCTGGCTGTAACCTGGGCAGACCACCAtgaccaccatcaccaccatgaCCACCATAGCCACAGcagtgagggagagatgagcTGCCACAAGCTGTCCGCTCCCAACGCCGACTTCACCTTTGCCCTCTACAAAAGTCTGAATGCCAAGGCTGCAGCTGGGAAGAACATCTTCTTCTCACCGCTGGGCATCTCCACCGCCCTGTCCATGCTGTCCACAGGGGCCCGTGGTGAAACCCACAGCCAGCTCTTCTCCACCTTGGGCTACAGCGGTCATGACCAGGCACAGATCAATGAAGCATATCAGCATCTTTTCCAGATGCTTGGCTACAGCCATGAGGATGAGCAGCTGGATGTCGGCAATGTTGTGGCAGTGCGCTCAGGATTCACTCCTCTGGAGAAGTTCCTGAAGGATGTCAAGGATTTCTACGCCGGTGACATCTTCAAAGTTAATGTTACCAGACTCGAAGAGGCTGCAGCTGAGATCAACACATTCATTGCTAATAAAACCCAGGACAAGATAAAGGATGTGGTACAGCAGCTGAACCCTGACATGGCCATGGTGCTTATCAATTACGTCTACTTCAAAG GACAGTGGGCGAAACCCTTCAACAGTGGATTCACCAAAGAGAAAGACTTCCATGTGGACAACACCACCAAAGTTCGAGTGGACATGATGTCGAGGACGGGTGACTACAAGATCTACAGGGATGATCGAAACCAGGCCACCGTCATCACAGTGCCTTATAAGGGCAACGCCTCCATGATGATCGTCCTGCCTGATGAAGGCAAGATGATGACGGTGGAGCGACACATCAGCAAGGACTCCATCAAGCACTGGCAAGCCTCAGTCTCCATGGC ATATGTAAATCTGCGCTTGCCAAAGTTTGCCATCTCTGTGGACGCCTCCCTGGATGACACACTGAAAGCAATGGGCATAACTGATGCTTATGAGGACCGCGCTGATTTCTCTGGAGTGTCTGAAACAGCCATGCTCAAAGTCACAAAG GCGTCTCACAAGGCAGCACTGAGCGTCACTGAGGTGGGAACAGAGGCAGCAGCCACCACTTTCACGGAGTTGATGTTCTTCAGTCTGCCACAGACTGTCAGAATTGACAGGCCCTTCTTGGTTTTCATCCTGGAGAACTCCACTGGGAACATCCTCTTCATGGGCAAAATCAACAACCCCACAGCAACATAA